A genomic window from Bacteroidota bacterium includes:
- a CDS encoding DUF2752 domain-containing protein: MAKRNLYVFLAGLSLVGYAWLGWNVIEGSQHSALPSVCLFKEVTGLPCPSCGTTRSLLLLMNGELRASLMMNPFGFLLAAGIVVIPLWIAADVLRRSDSFYRHYLRTEQLLLRNKPLALCAAAIVALNWCWNIAKGL; this comes from the coding sequence ATGGCTAAAAGAAATCTTTATGTGTTCCTGGCCGGATTGTCGCTCGTCGGTTATGCGTGGCTGGGATGGAATGTTATCGAAGGTTCACAACATTCAGCGCTGCCGTCGGTCTGTTTGTTCAAAGAGGTCACCGGACTTCCGTGTCCGTCGTGCGGCACAACGCGCTCGCTTCTCCTTTTAATGAACGGCGAACTTCGCGCATCGCTGATGATGAATCCGTTCGGCTTCCTGCTCGCTGCTGGGATCGTGGTCATTCCGCTTTGGATCGCGGCCGACGTGCTCCGGAGAAGCGACAGTTTCTACCGTCACTATTTGCGCACAGAGCAGCTCCTGCTTCGCAACAAACCTCTTGCTCTCTGTGCCGCCGCGATCGTCGCTCTCAACTGGTGTTGGAATATCGCAAAGGGATTATAG